A window of the Callospermophilus lateralis isolate mCalLat2 chromosome 7, mCalLat2.hap1, whole genome shotgun sequence genome harbors these coding sequences:
- the LOC143404229 gene encoding palmitoyltransferase ZDHHC19-like translates to MASSQSITPPNEPPIESSWLKPSLFPAFNAMLLITISGIFFAFPCRWLAQNGQWEFAMVSGLFFIVSFCSLIFLNGSDPGNLHKGSLEEDPNIQYIARVNNTAFHLQWCSKCSFHRPPRTHHCPFCNICVGDYDHHCLWVNNCVGQRNFHVFVLLLVSLCLYLVVLLATSVLFLIRTRHMPLSLDSAMVIAVAVPVLVLLLPVILILMIQAVSVSKVPLPDAMALEASKFNI, encoded by the exons atggcctcttcacagagtatcacgcccccaaatgaacctccgatcgaatcctcatggctgaaaccaagcctgtttccagcttttaatgcaatgcttcttattacaataagtggcatcttcttcgcctttcc GTGCCGGTGGTTGGCTCAGAATGGGCAGTGGGAATTTGCCATGGTTTCGGGCCTATTCTTTATAGTGTCCTTCtgcagcctcattttcctcaacgGGTCAGACCCAGGCAATTTACACAAAg gctccttagaagaggaccccaacattcaatacatagcacgagtgaacaacacggcctttcacctgcagtggtgctcgaagtgttctttccatcgtccaccccggacccaccactgtcccttctgtaatatctgtgtgggg GACTATGACCACCACTGCCTGTGGGTAAACAATTGTGTAGGTCAAAGAAATTTCCACGTATTCGTGCTGCTGCTGGTGTCCCTGTGCCTTTATCTGGTTGTTCTTCTGGCTACCAGTGTGCTTTTTCTCATTCGTACAAGACACATGCCCTTGTCGCTGGACTCAGCCATGGT CATCGCAGTAGCTGTACCCGTCTTGGTACTCCTGCTGCCTGTCATTCTGATCCTGATGATACAGGCTGTGTCGGTGAGCAAG